In the genome of Fimbriimonadaceae bacterium, one region contains:
- a CDS encoding ATP:cob(I)alamin adenosyltransferase, whose translation MRITKVYTRTGDAGQTRLAGGQQVWKDCLRVEAYGTVDELNASVGLVRAMNAEGGGASPASAQLEADLRWIQNKLFDVGS comes from the coding sequence ATGCGAATCACCAAGGTCTATACACGAACGGGCGACGCGGGCCAAACGAGGTTAGCCGGCGGACAACAGGTTTGGAAGGACTGCCTGCGAGTCGAAGCCTATGGCACGGTCGATGAGCTGAATGCGTCGGTGGGGTTGGTGCGGGCGATGAACGCCGAGGGTGGAGGTGCGTCTCCCGCCTCCGCGCAACTCGAGGCAGATCTGCGTTGGATTCAGAATAAGTTATTCGATGTCGGGAGTC